Within the Lacerta agilis isolate rLacAgi1 chromosome Z, rLacAgi1.pri, whole genome shotgun sequence genome, the region GGTGTAGAATATATTTTTTCAATTGATCACTCCAGCTACGATATTGGAGACAGCTCTTATTTGATTGGAATAGGAGCAGCTGCTGGGAACCCACATAAGTGGAGTCCGCAGATCTATAAATCACACAGGCTTATACAGAGGCATTCCCTCACCTTAGCTTTGCAAAAGGGTAGAAATTAAAGCATGTTCTTAGAGGAAATGCAGGTCTGCATTATCAGAGCAGCATTCAGCAGGAAGAACAAAGTTTCTACTTTCTATTACTGGTGTAATCTGTTAAAAATggaagattttgtttgtttgtttgtttgtttgtatcccacctttcctccaaggagcccaaggtggtttacatactacttctccccatttaatcctcgTAACAATGCTTTGAGGTAGCATAGTCTGGGAGGCAGTGACTAGctcccaaggtcactcagtgagcttccagGCTGAGgtggcatttgaaccctggtgtcccaggtcctagtctggcactctaaccagtATGCCATACCGGTTCAGGTAGAAGACCCCTAACGGATGCAGTGAATTCGGATCTATTTACAAACTGTGTTTAACCATGTCATTTACAAAGTATAGAATTTTTCTTGGGTAGCAGTAAGTACATGGGGATTGCTTGTTATATGTATTTTAGAAACTGATAATCACgaagaaggaaaaacaacaacttagaaaaggatgctgaacctCCTGCCTGTAGCATTTCACCTGGGAtggctcttttttgtgggggggggggcggtctcaGGCTGCAGCTACAGTCAATGGCTTTGTTTATGTGTTTCGACAGGAGTGTGGTTATGGTGAAGGGAGAGATGCCCAGTGCATTTCATGCCAGCCCAGGAGGTTCAAGAACAGCTGGGGCCACCATGGCTGCAAGCTCTGCCTCTCATGCAGTCTCATCAACCGGATCCAGAAATCCAATTGCACCACCACCTCGGATGCAGTCTGTGGAGAGTGTTTCCCCAGGTAAGTGCAAGGTGAACTCCAAGAGCAACACAGGACCTGCGGAATAGGCACTCTTACAAGTGCCACGTAATATCCGTTTCACATTTGTAAGAATTCAATCTTTAGTGCGGCAGCACCTACActtgaactccctgcctattgacatcagtcagacaccttcactgtactctttccagcagctgttgaaaacatttttgtttaggtaaaATGTCCAGATGCTTAAAAAGTTGAtgtctgttttaaactgttggtggggtgtttgttgttgttgttgttgttgttgttaattgcttaTTTTTATCTTCTAAATGTTTGAAAGAGTTGTTTTTTTGAAGATAATTATATCGTTCTCTTcgtgaactgctttgaggtggTTGTTTTTccagtcaagcagtgtataaactttatgaaataaataaaaaattctcatCACAGTGGCTCTGTCCACTGGTTTGTGTTTTGGTGCAACTGAACATGTACTTGGTGCATGGTGAAGCATTCGTCCAATTGATTCACCAAGCATTGGATGCAGTAATTGTACATTGGGAACAATTTGGGTACATGGATTGGTCCTTAGCACTGCAGTGTTGAGgaacacagagagccagtgttggAAAAATACTTAAACAACAGCAATGGAGGCTTTGAGCTAATGATCACTGCACAGAGCATCCTCTGTTGCTCAGGTTCCTTTTGGTACATATGACTCTCATGACTTGTCTGCTCCATTTTTCTACCTCTTGACAGTTTCTACAGGAAAACTCAAATTGGAGGGTTCCAGGATCAGGAATGCATCCCTTGCACAAGGCAGACCCCCTCCTCTGAGCTACAGTGTAAGTACCTGTTAGGTCTTTTGCTCTTCAGTTTTCCCCAATTCAGATTGCAATTTCATCATGCCACTTCATTCTAGAGCTGTTTCAACTGCAGCAGTAAGAAAAAAGTGCTTTAAAAGGCAAAAAGTTCCATacataagggggggggcagggaacacAAGATTCTGCAATTTCTATCAATTTATGCACATATTTCAAATTTCACATTTTGCATAACTTACTCTGCTGGTCAAGCGAAGAAGTCACTGAAGTTTCACTGAGACTATAAATTATGCCCCTGGAAACCTGACTCAGACCATTACCCTCTCGCAGCTCCACCAAGCTTTGGATATTTCAAGCTATTTTTGCTGCATCCAAGACCACAGTTTCTACTTGTGTACAATTCTCACAGCGTTGCTTTAGAAGCCCTATCTATTTTCTATTTTCAGGTTATTTGTTGTATTtctatatcccatctttttctccaaagagctcaaggtggcgtatagAGTTTTCACCCCTCCTTATTaaatccccaccacaaccctgtgaggtagtttagtcTGAGAAGCTGTGACTGACCTCCAACgtcacacccagtgagtttcatcgCCAAGTGTGGTATATGAACCCTGGTCTTTTCCCagctcctagtctgacactaaccactacgccacacagTACAGACCCTAACTCTCCCTTGTCCCCTTCaatgcagggagttccatagatggAGCTTCGAGCTTTTAGCAGCTGTTGACCCACAGAAGCAACACATGTCCTCACTGAAAGGGTTTTTTGCTGCCTCCTCATCATGCCTGCAGATTAATGCACCCTGGAGTAAAGAAGCTCATCTCCTGCTGGGTGGCCCTGCCAATTCCTTCAAAGTTTTGTTTTCCGCAAACCTTCTGAGATGGAGGGCTGCAACGACTTTCAATTTTGCAATCTGGAAAGATGCAGAGGCCCCCCCTTTTGCATTTCCTGCCCAGCCAATATGCTTACTGAAGGGCAGCTAATAACTGAGACCTGGGACCTTACTAATGTGCAAACTGAAGCACCTGTGGCTGTTCATTCCTCACTGATCTGTCTGCAGGCCGCTCCAGAGTGAGCCTAGTGGAGGCTCCCACAGCCCCTGCTCAGGACCTTGTCTTTGTGGTGCTGACCATCGGCGCTCTTGTCATCATTGGGTTGGCACTGCTGACCGTCTCCATCCTCTACTGCCAACGGTTATGGAAGAGCCAATGCCAGCATGGTGAGTCAGTCCTGTGCAGAaactcttccccccttcctttcctgtgGCTGCTAACCATGgtagctctgcctccacagtcagaggcagccatgcttctgaatatcaggagggtggggagggtccccttgtgctcaggttctgcttgtgggcttccttttAGGGGCATCTtattggccactttgagaacaggacgcCGGGGTgatttaatgtgtgtatttgtcttggtattgttttatatgagcttaaagctggaaattgattgattgaagctGGGTGAGATGGGCCACTGATGTGGTTCCCTGGTCCTGCTGAGAGGTCTGGGTCTCTCACCTCTCAAGAGTTTTCTTCACTTCTGCAGAATATGTTCTATTGCTTTCTCCACTTCCTTTGGCATTTATTGCTGTTGACTGCACCCTTCCCCACTTTTCTGCACCATCCTAGACAGCCCCATAATTGTGTCTCTTATCCCAGGGCTCTTTAAACTTCCTAAGTGTGGTGTGAGCAGCACTGGCaaacggagccgcttggctgcccagAGCGGCAAATGCGGGCTGCCACTCACAAGGCTGCCTggcgcgagcagcagcacagacgggctgtggcaccccgtctgtgctgctgctcgcatGCTGTAGCCTTAGGAGTTGCCGCATGAGCAGCCGCCGGACGGACGGGGTGCCGCTTgctttactgaatttatatcccacccttttctccatggagcttaaggtggcacatgcacttctccttcctcctcacttaatccaacaaccctgtgaggtaggttagacacAGAGAGACAGCAATTGGACCCAAAGTCTCACCCAGCGGCCTTcacatggccgagtggggattcaaacttaGATCTCCCAAAAGTCCTAGCCCAGTGGTATATCCACTACAGTACACTGACTCGCATCATGGCTATGTAGTCAAAgtaaaatggtaaaggtaaaggactcctggatggttaagtccagccaaaggtgactgaGATGTGGTGCTCACCTTGcttcaggcctagggagccggtgtttgtccacagacagctttccaggtcatgtggccagcatgactaaactacttctggcgcaatgggacaccgtgatggaaaccagagcacacggaaatgccatttaccttcccgccacagcagtacttatttatctacttgcactggcatggtttcgaactgctaggttggcaggagctgggacagagcaacggaagctcaccccgtcgtgcggatttgaactgccaaccttctgatcagcaagcccaagaaactcagtggtttagaccacagcaccacccatgtccctggctATGTAGTATCAATTTCTCAGTGTATGAAGACTTACTTGCAAGACTGATATTCCTTTTGTTATTATTCCTTACATGGCTGTGTTGACAGTGTTTTTCCTCTGTATCTTTTTTTATCTTTCAAGTGTTCCTGAGAAGTCAGGATTTCTCTGACCAGCGGGTGACATTTCAAGATTCTGCCATGCCTGCTGGCTTCCCTTGCCATGAGTTGCCGTCCAACTCCTACTCTGTAGCCATCAAGAGTTTGAGCCCTTGCCAAAGGCCACAGGAAGGTAATGCTCTAATAGCGATGCTCTGAGGCCCAGAGGGGGTGGATGGTGAAGGAATTGtgctttctccatctctctctctctctctctccccatctccgcTTCTTTAAGCAGTATAGTTCATGTATCCATATACTTAGGATCTTGTTCAAACACCGGAGTCTAGCATGCCTAACAATAGAACTTtcggacatccaatgaagctgaatgtttgaagattcagaacagataaaatggtggccaccaacttgaatggtttaaaaagaggattgaattggacaaattcatggaggaggagaaggctatcaatggctactacccacgatggctgtgctctgccgcCACAGTtgcaggcagcagtgcttctgaatgccagttgctggaaactgcaggagaggaaaggCTTCTTGTGCTCAGggcctgcttgtgagtttctctTTGGGGCATCCACTGTAAGGACAgggcactggactagatgggccattggcttgatccagcagggcggCTCTTATGACCAAAAGATTGACAGGATCATGAGGGTGAGATGTAAATGACAGCCTGCGAGGGAAGCCAACTGTAATTGGGCCTTCTTAGTTTAGAACAGGGGTGCACAACCTgcggtcctccaggtgttgttggaccacacctcccatcatccctgatcacatgctatgctggctggggctgatgggagttgtagtccagaaaaatATGGGGGGGGTGCAGTTTGTGTACGCCTGGTTTAGAAGAAGCTCAAGGAAAGGGAGGCATGATCAGGAAGACCCATTGCTTtgaatagcttttttttttatttgcaaaggtACAGATGAGACTATTGCCAATTTGGGAAGGCAGAGGGGAAATCCATTGGTGTTGGGAGGAGGAATTAGCTACATAGAGATCCATGAGGTgatttgccttctcctcttccctttcctgggagaccagggagaggTGGCTGTAGGAAACCTGTGCCTTTACATTGAGAGATTTGCAGAGTAGGGTGGGGGATCCAAATTTCAACAGCGTGTATGAAAGCCATTTTCAAATACCTGaagagctgccacatggaagatggagcaagcttatttccTCTTACTCTGGAggagaggacccaaaccaatggattcaaattacaagaaaggagattctgactaaacaccaggaagaattttGTGAGGGCAAGAGCCatttgacaatggaatggactcccttggaaggtggtggactgtcctttCTTGGATGTATTTAAGTGGAAGTTGGGTGGCCCTCTGTGTCAGggactctttagctgtgattcctgcattgcaggaaaaaATGGGACTACATGAGCCTTAGGGGTCCCAACCTTACTGTTCTATAATTCTAAACATCATCTTGGTCCATATTCTTAAAttgtctctttccccctccccttggtTTTTTAAGGTCTGGCTGAAGCCGTCCACTTTGCCTCAAGAGTTCCTGCGGTTCACTTGCCCTTCCAGGATCCCGACCAGGACTTGGCTCAGCTGATTCCTGCCAGCTCCCAAGCTCCTCTGGCCAGGTGCCTTGTGGAGAACCAGCGGCTTATCAGGGACTCTGGCTACAGCGACTGTTCCTTCACAGACCTTGGACAGGACTGTGGTGCAGCCCCCAGTGGCTCCCCAGTGGCCCCTGTCTCCTCATGTGCCCAGGAGAGGCTACACCACTGGCCTCATGCCCCCGTGGAGTGTACAGAGCTGGACCTGCAGAACCTCTCCACCCAGGCTGACATCCTGTCCACCATAAGAGAAGAGAATCACCATGGGGAAGGGGCTGCTCAGGCAGGGAGCAGAAGTGGGCTGGAGCTGAACCCCAGAACTCCTGGATGTCCCacctgcccagcaacagaggctTGGCTCTCTCCTGAATCTTTTTCGTCCTTCCGAAACCCTACAGTTGAAAGCAGGGAGCAGCCGGTTAGTCACCCAACTTTCTCTGCCCTTGAGCAAAAAACTATAGAAGGGAAAATAAGGGActgcccattattattatttatttatttatttatttatttatttatttatttatttatttttctggctCTTTTGACGTGCCCATTTCTATAGGCCACCTGACTGTAAAAAAGCAAAATTGTTTACGAAAAGAATAAGAGAGAGATTACTggtaaatacagtttaaaaataacATGGGAAATAATTAATCAATGATAAAATGAAATCCAGATTAAAGCTCATCTTGGCATTCTGCACGTCacggtaggcttgtctaaacaaaaatgtttcaagtATTGCCtgcttgatgtcaataggcagggagttccgacgTGAAGGTGTTGGCACACAAAAGGATAGATTTCTTGCAAATGCAGAGGAGTATTACCTGGACTTCTCCAAAGTCTGCAGttctctagcccagtgtttttcaaccttttttgggcaaaggcacacttgtttcatgaaaaaaatcacgaggcacaccaccattagaaaatgttaaaaaaattaactctgtgcctatattgactatatataaagtaattatcttgaatttttcaatttttcccacggcacaccaggcaacatctcgcggcacactagtgtgccgcggaacagtggttgaaaaacactgctctagccaagtgatgtgtgcaaaaatgcacattccAGCACAAAGCAtgaataaaaatgtgtgtattggtgaaaaaaatgcattgtacTAAGAGGAAACTGTTCTGCAATAACGTGTGTTAGTCATATACAAATGTGAATAATGGGAAGCAGTTGCACTAAAACACTGAGTTTTCCTGAGGGCTGTTTTTGTATATACACAAACATTCAAAGtgttgtggagaactgaacttggaaaaaagaggaaactgaatgaaataaaaaaacagatttgCCCACCGCTAGTGCTGACAGAGTGATGTTAACAAGATTGCCCTGCAGGTTTTTGGCACTTGCTGACTTGTTTATTTTTCCCCTTATCAGGAGGGTGATGTTTGAAGCATCGGAGTCAAGACTGATGATGCCACGCAAGCTGATTGAAGAAGTGGGCACCATTTGCCAGCTGAAGCAGTAGTCCAATTATGCTCCGATGTGACATCAGAGTCAGTGTGTCATACTAGGACCTAGGAAAGACCAGGGCTGAATTCTCTGCTTGGACATGAAGCACATGTCATGAGACAAAGGTTCTTGAGAGCAGAAGTAAGGCAAGGCCTACAAGGCCTACACAATCATTCAAGCCTGATAACTGTTAACAGCAAACTGCTAAAGCATTGTGACTCATCTACAGGATGACTCATTCTCTCCTTAAATTTGTATCCTGTTTGCAGGCAGGCCCAGTGTAGTGTCTGTGCTGTTGTTGTAGTAATGTGTTGCTGTGAATGTAAAGCTAAGGCAGGCAGAGTGGCTCCAGGACTCTAGTTTATCAGTAGCTAAGACTATGCCTCTGTGAAGAGTCAGATAGCTGCTATGAGCACTCTATGTAAGCTCTTAAACTATGTTGTttctgaacaagtttattttcttcagtaaattttattctgtttatgaagaagactctGCCTTGATTAATTTACCGCTGCGCgacagctcactgggtgaccttgggtgccAGTCACTCACCCTGAGCCTAGGCTGCCTCACACGGTAGTTGTgatgattaaatgaggagggggagaaccatgtacactacactgagctccctggaggaaaggtgggatgatAATAAATTATTGAATCTCTAATAAGGAGCACCCACAGCAAAAGATTGCAGTGTGTAATGCTTCTGTTCAGGGCTCCCAACCACTTCCTCTCCCTTCAGtttttgtttcccctcccccataTACAGTCAGTCAGCAATCTGTGGCCATCGAACATGCTCAGACCACCTTGGGGTGCTTTTCTGAGCAGGGGAACACTTCCCCTTATTTCTACCCTCCCTCCAAAAATATTTTAGTGTGGTAGCATCTTTAGAATTCCCTGCctactctttttggtgccagcTAAAAACGTTTAGGAAAGCCTGTTGAGAAATttagaatgttgatgtgtttgtggtttattgctggttttagcatttttggatgttttattctgtaatatttttgaatgttatttattttgtaaaccactttgaggccttttaacaatcaagtggcatataatttTTAAGAAGTAAATAAGATAtattcttgtatttttatgctgtgaactactCTGGGATCTTCAAATGGAGGCCAGTATTCAAGtttcattaaataataaaaaaataaaataaatttgttttgtgttttagcaATTCTTCTGTAAGAATAGGGGCTTGgatgcttgtgtttgtgtgtgaggagaATGGTGTGGATGGtctctcccaatcttccatctATCCTTCTCGCCACTAGACCTCCCAGACTCCTTCGTGCCGCCTCTTGCCTGCTGGCTGCACCTCACCCTTGCCTGGGCTCAAGGACATCTGCCTCCTAGGGGCAGAACTGGGGTTTGTACCTCACGACCTGGGCTGCCTGCAAATTGTAGCATAGAGTAGGGGGTCTGCCCTTGtctgcttttctctccccacctaaATTGTCCTGCTACTGTTTGATGCCCTCCTCTCAGGGATGCAAAGCTCATTGGGACTTCCATTTGGTCTTTAAATTACTGATCAGGTGCTCTCAAAAGGATGCTCCTCTGCAGCCATTCAGGTGATGTGTGACTTGGTTAaaaccagtgctccccccccctaaaaatgtttaggggtactctcatttccctactcatattgaaatactgccgctcaatgaggccaagcttagattcacaaaacgtttaggggtatgtgttcccccaggagggggggaaaaagccctggttaaaaCTGAACAGCAGCTTTTGCTCAACCAGATATCCATTGACAAGGCATTACATTTTTGTTTCTTGGCACCTTAGGTACAAAGTAGATTCTTGGCAGCTGTAGACAAGATCAAAGACCATAGTTTCAGAGTATCTTTGCAGCTGCCATTTTCTTATATAAATCCAGCTGCGTATGTGCAATTCTGTGGCaccttttttaaagggatttGCAAAATATTTTGGTGTGTAGTAATGTCTTAAGCATTTACCGTTCACCCAATTCATTCCACTGTTTGTACAGGATCTGCACCCTCATTTTACTGGTTGGTTCATTTACTGGGATTCTGGAAACAATaataccccccctcccaaaaaaataatcCCCAAGGGGCAAAGATAAATCCTCTATTTATTTTAGTTGGATCCCCTAATTGTTGTATTGATTAAGAGAGATGAAAACTGTACCTTGCCTCTGAACCAGAAATGCAATCTTATGATAGGGTTCATATATTACCATGCATGATCAATGCTGGTCATTTTTAGGAAGCATTACAGCTTCAATATCATCCTCCTCCTATGGGTTGATACATGTCCTCAGAGTATTTCCTCTAACTCCTTTGCAATTCCCCTCATATTTAAAATCATAggataaagcaggggtcagcaaactttttcagccatgggccggtccactgtccctcagaccttgtggggggctagactatattttgaaaaaaatatgaacgaattcctatgccccacaaataacccagagatgcattttaaataaaagcacacattctactcatgtaaaaacaccaggcaggccccacaaataacccagagatgcattttaaataaaatgacacattctactcatgtaaaaacacgctgattcccagaccgtctgtgggccacatttagaaggcgattgggcc harbors:
- the EDA2R gene encoding tumor necrosis factor receptor superfamily member 27, with protein sequence MKKEAWLMLMVAFVTNVPQLPANPLECQQSEFLDDQGKCSPCIKCGPGMELSKECGYGEGRDAQCISCQPRRFKNSWGHHGCKLCLSCSLINRIQKSNCTTTSDAVCGECFPSFYRKTQIGGFQDQECIPCTRQTPSSELQCRSRVSLVEAPTAPAQDLVFVVLTIGALVIIGLALLTVSILYCQRLWKSQCQHVFLRSQDFSDQRVTFQDSAMPAGFPCHELPSNSYSVAIKSLSPCQRPQEGLAEAVHFASRVPAVHLPFQDPDQDLAQLIPASSQAPLARCLVENQRLIRDSGYSDCSFTDLGQDCGAAPSGSPVAPVSSCAQERLHHWPHAPVECTELDLQNLSTQADILSTIREENHHGEGAAQAGSRSGLELNPRTPGCPTCPATEAWLSPESFSSFRNPTVESREQPEGDV